The Paenibacillus sp. FSL W8-0426 region GCCTGCAAGGTTTCCTGCGAGTCTGCCAGCGGCAGCTCCAGTCCCAGCAGGTTCACCGCCCAATCCGGGAACGTGCTTTGCTGGATATCGCCCACGCCCAATTCTGGCAGGACGTCCGAGATATAATCGAGAAACATATGGTTGGGCGCAAAAATGACCATTTTTTCTGCCGATACCTGCTCCTTATACTGATACAGCAAAAAGGCGAGCCTATGCAGGGCCACGGTCGTTTTTCCCGAGCCTGCCACGCCCTGGATGATCAATGCGGTGTTTTTGGCGGCGCGAATGATCTGGTCCTGCTCCGCCTGGATGGTCGATACGATATCCCGGAGCTTGTTGTCCTTGTTTTCGCCGAGCCGATATACCAAAAATTCATCCGAAACCGCCGGCTGATCGCCTTCGCGGTTATATGTATCCGCCACCCGTTCCAAAATGCGCTGGCGAATAACTACGTTCCGTTTCAGGTAAACGAGCCCTTCGACAAGCCCTTCCGGCGCTTCATACGTCGCCATGGCTTCTCCGCCGGTAAACGAGTAAAACAGGCTGGCAACGGGTGCGCGCCAATCGATCACGAGCGGATGCTCACCCACCTCTTCGCGGTCCACCCCGATTTTGCCGATATACAGCGGCTTTCGTTCATCGCTGCCCTGTTCTTCAAAATCAAGACGCCCGAAATAGGGTTGCTGCGCGCTCTTGGCCAAATTGCTGCGGCGTTCCTCACGTCCCGCCTCCAGCACTTGCTCCGTGAAATCGTGGCCGGTATAGACCGGAATGTTTCTCAACCGTTCCAACTGGCGGTCCACTTCTTCCATCGTTCGCTTCAACCTGTTTTCTTCTTCTTGATAGGCACTTTGAAAGCTTTCTGACATGTTTCAGTTACCTCCTAAGAATATGTTATTTTGCATAGCCGTTTACGGACGACACAAAAGGATATTTACTATATCACATTGACAGCGCGAAAGCTATATATCCTTGCGATTTAAAGGAAGCCGGCAATCTAAAAGCACGCCTCAATTTCTGTCCATAAGAGGAATTTGACGCAAAAAAATACGACACCCTCTTCAAGCCTTGACAGGCATGATTCGGGCACCGCATGAATCCCCAATATACTTTACGATGTCGCATCGCCGGCCTCTTCCGTTTGCGACACGAACTGTTTTTGCGCCAGCTCGCGGTACACCTCGTGACTGCCAAGCAGCTCCGCATGCGTGCCCGTTCCGGTCACATGGCCGTGCTCCAGCACAACGATTTGGTCCGAGTCCACCACGGTGGACAACCGATGCGCGATGACCACCGTCGTTCGACCCTGCATCAGGTTGGACAAAGCTTGCTGCACCTCATGCTCCGATGTGCTGTCCAGGCTTGAGGTTGCTTCGTCCAGCAGCAGCACGTCAGGGCTGCGCAGCAAAGCGCGCGCAATGGCGATTCGCTGGCGTTGTCCCCCCGACAGCTTGATGCCGCGTTCCCCTACCTCGGTGTCGTATCCTTGCGGCAGCTTCTCGATAAACTCCTTGGCATAGGCCATCTCGGCCGCCCGCCGGATCTCCTCCACACTGGTTTCACGTCCCAAGCCGTAGGTGATGTTGTCCTTCACCGTGCCAGCCATGAGCGGACTTTCCTGTGAGACATAACCGATTTTGCTGCGCCACGAAGATAACGAATACGCCGTTATTGATTTCCCGCCGTAGGTGATGCTGCCTGCCTCGGGGCGATAAAACTGCTCCAGCAAAGAAAAAATGGTCGATTTGCCGCTGCCGCTCGGCCCCACGATCGCGGTCACTTTGCGTGCAGGCAGCATCAAATCGATGCCGTGCAGCACTTCTTCTCCGGTCACGTACGAGAAGCGCACGTTGTTGAACGCAATGTTTTCATTGCCTTTGGGAGCCTCTTCGGTCTGATCGCGCGGCTCCTCCTCGTGGGCCAGTATGGCCTGGATGCGCTCGGTGGCTCCTACCACCTTTTGCAAACGAGAATATAGCGTCGTGAATTGCCCCATCGGCATGATGACTTGGAACAACAGCAGAATGAATGCTACCAGCTCCCCGGCCGACAGCAGGCCCGATGCCACGCGCATGCCTCCTACGCCGAGAATGACGACCAGCACCGCGGTCATGACAAACGTGAACAGCGGTCCGATCAGCGCCAGTATCCTCGCCTCCTGCAGACCAAAAGCAAACATTTTACCGATTCTGGAGCTGCCCGCGTCGCTTTCTTGCTTTTCGGTACCGTATGCTTTTACGAGACGGATTTCACCGATGACCTGACTCAGCACCGACGTAAAACCCGCCATCTCATCCTGCTGTTTCTTCGAAATCTGGTACATTTTCCGGCCAACGGGCAGCAGGATCAGCAATGTTAGCGGAACGAGGCTTAGAATGATCAACGACATGACCCAATCCAGGTAAAACAGGAGAGCCACGCCGCCGACCACCGCCACGATGTTTGATATGAACGAAACGAGGTAATCGGCGATCAGCGTCATAATTTGACTCGTATCGTTGGTAATGCGGCTCATCGTATCCCCTGTGCGGTTGCGGTCGAAATACGGCATCGGCAGCGATAACACCTTGTTCCACAACTTGGTGCGGAGCGTTGCGACGACCCGTTGTCCCGCATAGTTCAGCAAATAAATGCTGATTCCCGCTGCGATCGCCTGAATGACAAAAGCGGCAATGAGCATGATGATGACGGATTTATTCAATGCAGACATCGTCAGTCCGTCAATCAGCCCTTTGGTCATGAGCGGCACGATCAATCCGGCCGTCGTCTGAATCAGCGTGAGGATCAGGGCCACGATGAGAATCAGCTTCGGCGGCTGAGTCGAGGCGATCAGTTTTGCGAAATCCTTGAATCCCTTTTTCCCCAATTTAGGTTCTGTTTGCTTCTTTTGCTCCGTATCTTGCATGGTCCTCCTCCTTACCCTTCATTCACACCTCAATCATACGACTGAACGCCCCATTTCGTTTCTCGGATTCGGATTTGCTTGATGATGTCTTTTAGACTACAAAATGCCGTGCAAAATGAAATTGGCCAAGAACAGAATGGAGATGCCGTACATGACCCCCGGAACGTTTTTTCCTTGTCCTGCAGCCAGCTTTGCGAGCGGATAAGCGATGAATCCAAACGCCATGCCGTCCACGATGCTGTACGTAAAAGGAATCATGACCATGATCAGAAATGCCGGGAAAGCTTCGGTAAAATCGCGAAAATCCATCTGCCTTACGTCCTGAACCATCAAGCCCCCGATGATGATCAAAATAGGTGCAATCGCGCTGTCCGGAATATAACCGAGCAGCGGAATGAAGAAAAAGGTCGCGCCGAACAGCACGGCCGTCACGAGCGGCGTAAGGCCCGAACGCCCGCCTGCGGCGATGCCTGCCGTCGTTTCCGCGGCTGCCACAGCCGGGCTGCTGCCGAAGATGCCTGCAAACACATTGGTTACGGACAGGGCACGCAAACTGCCTTTGAACCGTTCCGGACGGCCGATCAACTGCGTCTGCGCAGTGATCAGGCCGATATTTTCGAATACAACGATCAACAACAACAGGAAAACCGCGATCCAAAAGGCGAGCTGCGCCAAATGATCGAACGACAGCTGGGCGAACAGGCCGCCGTATTGGCGGATCGCTGCTCCGGCTGACACCGGCTCTCCCGGCTGCACGGCTCCAAGCACATAGGCCAACGCCGTTCCCGCCAATATGCTGATCAGCAGGCCGCCGGGCACGTTGCGAATGAATAATATCAGCGCGATGACCAGCGTGACGCAAGCGGTGATGACCCCCGGTTCGCCGAAATGCCCGATCGTCACAAACGTCGTCTGGTGCGCGATCACGATCCCGCTTTTTTGCAGGCCGATAAAGGTCAAAAACAACCCGATGCCTACGGTAATGCCATGCTGCAAGTTTTTGGGTATGGCTTCGCTGACCATTTTATATAACGATGTAAAAGCAACGACCGCAAACAGAATGCCCGTAACGGTGACGACGGCCAGTGCCTCCTGCCAGCTCAGCTTCATGGAATGCACCAAGGTATATGTAAAAAACGCGTTGATCCCCATGCCCGGCACAACCACGATCGGGGATTTGCCCCAGAACGCCATGAGCAGGCAGCCTGCGATGGACGTCAGCAGCGTGCCAACCATCGCCGCCTGCAGCGGCATGCCGGCATCCGCCAAAATTGTAGCATTGACCATGACGATGTATACCACGGCAAAATAGGAAATCGCTCCTGCGATCAGTTCCTTTTTCCACTGGTTCCCCGGCTCCAATCCGAGGCGTCTGGTCATCCATCCTTGTTTCATCTGATTTCTATTCCCCTCTCTGACGCTGCAGTTCCCTATGTATTCAGCATGACGCGCAGCACCCCATATCATACACGCTTTTGTTGTTGAAGTACATGACGTACGCTTGACGCTTGGAAGGTTTTTCGGGATTGCGAACATGGGTGATACATCGCGGATTGCAGTCGAATTTCACAAAAAAGGCAGGCACCGTAACGGCACCTGCGCTTTTTATGAAAAGCTTAATTTTTCTTCTTTTTCTCGGCGATTTCAAGCAGCTCTTTGACCACGACGCTGACCATGATCAGTCCGACCACCGGAGGGACGTAGGCGTTGCTTGCCGGCGGCTGCTTGGCTTTGCGGATTTCCGGAGCGTTCTCGGGAACGATCTTCTCCGTAACGTCCGCGCGAGGTTTCATCGGCTCCTCGGTGGAGAATACCACCTTCACGCCTTTTTTGATGCCGTCTTTGCGCAGCTTCGTGCGCACGACGCGGGCGATCGGGTCCATGGACGTTTTGGAAATGTCCGCCACCTGGAATTTCGTCGGGTCCATTTTGTTGGCCGCACCCATGCTGGAAATGATCGGAATGCCGCGCTTCAGGCACTCCTTGATGAGATGGATTTTGTAAATGATCGTATCCGAAGCATCCACCACGTAATCCAGCTCGTATTTGAACAATTCTTCATACGTCTCTTCGGTATAGAACATGTTCAGCGCGATCGCTTCGCACTCGGGATTGATCAGCTTGACCCGTTCCACCATCAGGTCTGCCTTTTTTTGGCCCACGGTCGTGGTCAAGGCATGGATCTGACGGTTGATGTTGGTGATGTCCACGACATCCTTGTCGATCAGGATGATACGACCAACGCCGGTACGGGCGAGGGCCTCCACCGCGATGGAGCCGACGCCGCCAATGCCGAGCACCGCAACGGTGCTGTTTTTCATCGTTTCAAGACCTTCAGGTCCGATTGCGAGCTCTGTTCTTGAAAATTGATGGAGCATTGAGAATCAGATGCCTCCTTTATTTCTTTTCCGCCACCGGTTTGCGGGCTACGCGGATATGCAGCTGTTCCAGTTGATCCAGATCTACTTCGGATGGAGCGTTCATGAGCAGGTCCGTTGCACTTGCCGTTTTCGGGAACGCAATCGTTTCGCGCAGGTTGGTGCGTCCAGCCAGCAGCATGACGAGACGGTCGAAACCAAAGGCGATCCCGCCGTGTGGTGGTGTTCCGTATTCGAATGCTTCAAGCAAGTAACCGAATTTTTCTTTCGCCACTTCCGGGGAAAGGCCCAGTGCGTCGAACATTTTTTCCTGTACGTCGCGTTTGTAAATACGCATCGAACCACCGCCGACTTCGTAACCGTTCAATACGAGGTCATACGCTTGGGCACGGATCTCGCCCGGATTGCTGTCGAACAGGTGCAGATCCTCGTCTTTCGGACGTGTGAACGGATGGTGTTCAGCTACATAACGTTTTGCTTCTTCATCATAACCGAGCAGTGGGAAGTCCACAACCCAAGCGAATTTGAATTTGCTGTCATCGATCAGGCCAAGCTGGCGGCCGATTTTGAGACGCAGGTTGCCGAGCACGTCGGCAACGACTTTTTTGTTGTCGGCAGAGAAGAGCAGCAAGTCCCCTTCTTCGGCTCCAGTACGTTCTTTGAGCGCTTCGATCTCTTCCGGCGTGAAGAACTTCACGATTGGCCCTTTGAATTCGCCGTCTTTCACTTGAATCCAAGCCAGACCTTTGGCGCCATAACGTGCAGCGAACGGTCCGAGGTCGTCGATTTCCTTCCGGCTCCATGTGCCGCAGCCTTTCGCGTTCAGCACTTTCACTTCGCCGCCTTTTTCGATGACGGAAGCAAAGACTTTGACGCCGCTGGTCGCAACGATGTCGTTCACTTCGATCAATTCCATGCCGAAGCGCAGATCTGGCTTGTCGGAGCCGTATTTGCCCATGGCATCCGCATAAGTAATGCGTTGGAATGGCAGTTCGAGCTCAATGCCTTTCGTCTCGCGCAGCAATTTCGCCATCAATTGTTCCATCATCGGCAGCAGGTCATCCTGTTGCATGAAGGACGTTTCAATGTCGACTTGCGTGAACTCCGGCTGGCGGTCAGCACGCAGATCCTCGTCACGGAAGCAGCGGGCGATCTGATAGTAACGCTCCAGTCCACCGACCATCAGCAACTGCTTGTAAATTTGCGGGGACTGAGGCAGGGCGAAAAATTCGCCTTCATGCACGCGGCTCGGCACGAGATAGTCACGCGCGCCTTCCGGCGAGCTCTTGGTCAGGATCGGCGTTTCCACTTCGATGAACTCTTCGCCATCCAGGAAGTCGCGGAATACTTTGGCTGCTTTGGAACGCAGCTTCAGCGTATCGAACATTTCCGGGCGGCGCAGGTCCAAATAACGATATTTCAAACGAAGAGACTCATCGACTTCAACGCCGTCTTCGATGAAGAACGGAGGTGTTTTGGCCGCATTCAGCACTTCGATTTCGGTCACTTGCACTTCGATTTCACCTGTAGGCAGGTTCGGGTTTACCGTTTCGGCATCGCGCTTCACGACTTTACCGGATACGGCAATGACGTACTCGCTGCGCACTCTGTCCGCAATGGCAAGGGCTTCGCCGGAATATGCCGGGTTGAATACCACCTGCACGATGCCGCTGCGGTCGCGCAGATCGATGAACAGGACGCCTCCAAGGTCACGACGGGTTTGAACCCAGCCGTTCAGTGTTACGGTTTCACCGATGTGTGCGTTCGTCAAAGCGCCGCAATGATGACTTCTTTTCATAATCAGACTCCTTATTATTTGAAATTCCCTCCCTGTACGAAGGCAGCCGCTCAAGGCCGCCCTGTCCAGTTCGGTTGTGTGAATAACGTTAATTTAGCCGCGAACCTTTCCAGCTCGTTTCCGATTCGGGATGAATGTTTAGCGGTTCAGTGGTTTCCTCTTACCGCAGCGGCCAGGTCATCCAGCTTCACGGTCCGTTGTTCTCCCGTTTCCATCGCTTTCAGCGCAATCTCGCCGCGCTCCAGCTCGTCATCCCCAAGGATGGCCGTATAACGGGCTTTGAAACGGTCTGCCGATTTCATCTGGGCTTTCATTTTGCGGCCTAGATAATCGCGCTCGCCGGACAGCCCGGATTGACGCAGCTTGAACAACAAACGATTGACTTCGCGATCCGCAGCCTCGCCGAGGGCAATAAAGTACACGTCCAGCGGAGCAAGCTTGCTAACTTCGATATTCTGGTGCTCCAGAATAAGCTGGATGCGCTCCAGGCCGATACCGAAACCGATGCCAGGCTGATCCGGTCCGCCGATGTCGCCGACGAGTCCATTGTATCTGCCGCCGCCGCCGACCGTATCGATTGCGCCAATGCCTTGTGCTTTCAATTCGAACGCAGTCAATGTGTAATAATCCAGTCCGCGAACCAAACGATGATTCACGGCATAGTCCACGCCGAAGTCTTCCAGGTAGGATTTCAATGTTTCAAAATGATTCAGGGACTCTTCATCCAGGCTGTCCAAAATGGACGGTGCGCCTGTGAATTTGTCTTGATCCACCTTGCAGTCGAGCACGCGAAGCGGATTGCGCTCCATGCGGGACTGGCAATCTTTACACAGGCTGTCTTTCATCGGTCTGAGGAACGACAGCAGCTGCTCGCGATAAGCCGCCCGGCTTGCCGGGTTGCCGACTGAGTTGATCTCCACTTTAACGTCCTGCAGTCCAAGCTCCACGCACAGCTGATAACCAAGCGCGATCACTTCTGCGTCGATCGACGGATCGACCGCCCCGATCGCTTCCACGCCAAACTGGTGGAATTGGCGCTGACGTCCTGCCTGCGGGCGCTCATAACGAAACATCGGTCCGATGTAATACAATTTGCTGACATCAGGTTCGCCATACAGTTTGTTTTCCACGTAAGAGCGAACCACGCCGGCAGTGCCCTCTGGACGAAGCGTCATGCTGCGGTTCCCTTTATCATCAAACGTGTACATTTCCTTTTCCACGATATCCGTCGTTTCGCCTACGCCGCGAACAAACAAAGCTGTCTGTTCAAATATAGGGGTACGAATTTCGCGGTAATTATACCGGCGGCACAAGTCGCGTGCTTTTTCCTCAACGGCCTGCCATTTCTCGACAACACCAGGCAGCAAATCCTGCGTTCCTGTTGGTTTTTGAAATGCCATGATTCATCCCTCCATCATTTTAGTTCTCTATATAACAAAAAAATCCCTCGCCCTGCTTGCCGAATCATCGGCAAACAAAGGGACGAGAGATTGTGTTTAACATTCACCCGTGGTACCACCCACATTCCGGAACACCCGACGCCACACAGACCAGTCAAGTTTGTCATGAACCGATGCGTGAGGTCACCTCATCAGTCATTCATTCCGCTCCACGTATAACGCACGTCCTGCGCAGTTCGGCTACTGGCCACCGGAGAAGCTCCGCTGTGTTCGCCGCCTGTTCTCGGGGAAGTCATTCATCCGCTCATCAAGAGAATCCTTACAGCCTGGGGATTCTTCTCTGTTCTTGTGGGTTCGGATTACTTGGTCCCGTCATCGAATCGTCGATTCATCAGTTTTAACGTTATAATATGACGTTAAAAGTTAATTTATTTCCTGATTGTAATGAACCGCAGTACTAAAGTCAAGAGCTAACGCTCAAAGGAAGCAAAAAAAAGCCTGCACACCGTGTGCAGGCTCAAAAGATATATAAAAAAGGGGGTCATGTCTGTTATTATAAACAGGCTATGTTAAAGACCCATGAATCCAATGTTACAGGATCATTACAAAAATGATAGCGCTTTAATTTAATTCCTCCACGTACGCTCCATTGCTTCTCAGCTTGTGAATGATTTCGTTATAATCCTCGTCATTCACCTTGGCCGAAAGAACATAGCGCAGATCTCCAAAATCAGTTGTGGATATATTGGATGCATTCAACATGTCATGATCCTCATTTACGCGCTCCCTCGTTCCCCCATCGGCATCGCGGTCCACCGGGGCCACGACGGGAATCACGTTCTCGCTCGCCGGAACTCCGGGAGAAGAACCCACCCCCATTGCGCCGTTCGTGCCCGCTGCGCCAGCCGTGTTGTAAGGAACCAGGGGCACCATCAGCTTTTGGTCCCTTCCGATCGCATCGTCCAGCTGCCCTACCTCCAATTGCTCCGTGCGAAACGTCTGCAATGACGTTCTTGCTCCCTCTGCGTCATCTTCGGTACGAAAATAAGCCTGAATATGCTTTGCCATGCCAATCCCTCCTTTTCATTTCGGCGAAATGCTCCATTCCATCCGGGCTGATTATGATGCGGGAACAGGAGCATTAGCCTGCCCTGCTCCTGCCCCGTAATGAAACGGTTAGATAACCTTCAACAGTTCGCGAACGAAAGCCGGTTCGTCCTTCGGCGTTCGCGACGTAATGAAATTTCCATCCACAACCGCTTCATGATCCTGGAATTCGGCTCCTGCATTGACCATGTCGTCCTTCAGCGGCGGGTATGCGGTAATCGTGCGTCCCTTCAACAGATTGGCGCTTGCCAAAATTTGCGGTCCATGGCAGATGGCGGCAATCGGTTTTTTGGCGCTGTTGATCTCCGTCACGAATTTCAAAATGTGAGCATCGGTTCTCAAATTTTCCGGGGACGATCCCCCGGGAATGACCACGGCATCATAGTCGGCTGCAACAGCGTCTGCAATGGCTTTATCCGTCGTGTATGTTGCCTTGCCGTTCTTTCCTTTCAACACTTCTCCGGCTTTGAGGCCGATAATTTCGACATCGTGTCCGGCTTGCTTGACCTCATCGTAAGGTACCTGCATTTCCGAATCCTCGAACTCGTTTGCCAACAAAAATGCGATTTTGCTCATTGGTCATGCTCTCCTTTCACACTGGTCAACCCCGTTGATTTCCTGCGGTTCGTTTCATGTCTGGAAACCATGGTCGCTTTTTTCAGGCGTCTTACTGCAAAAGTAAAGCGCTTGTGCCTAGTTTGTTATTACCCTAACAAGCTTCTTTTATAACAGGTCCTGAGTGAACGGTCGGCTTCTTCCACCATACCGTTATTTGCGGAAACAACAAAAAGCCATGATTCGAGTCATGGCTTTTTGCTGTGGCATCCTCAAACGCGTGGGAGACGCGGCGGTTTGCCCTTATCCTTCTCTTGAACGAACCAGATCGCTGCAACACAATCCGCTGCCGCCCGGGCCAACTGAAGCGATTCATGCATGCTGCCCGGAGGAAGCAGCGGTTCCATGCGCGAACGGCTTTCCTTCGTGGATTGGCGCATAATGATGGCGTGCTCCTTTGCCCTGCTACGGGCTGCAGATTTCAACATATCCTTCATTATGGCCTTTCCCCGCCGGGATTATGCCTGGCCTTCCTGACGAATCGGGCTTTCCACCATGAGCGTCACCGGTCCCCAATTGGTAAAGGTCACATCCATCATAGCCCCGAAACGTCCGGTTTCGACCTGAATGCCCTTATCCCGCAGCAATTGGTTGAATGTTTCATACAATGCAGCCGCCGCTTCAGGTCTTGCCGCAGCCGCAAAGCTGGGGCGCTTGCCCTTACGGCAGTCGCCGTACAAGGTGAACTGGGAGACCGACAGAACGGCTCCGCCCACGTCAATCAGGCTGAGATTCATTTTCTCCTGCTCATCCTCGAAAATCCGCAAACCGGCGATTTTGTCGGCCAGATAAACGGCATCCTTTTCCGTATCCTCATGCGTGATGCCGACCAGCAGCATCAGGCCGAATTCGATCTGTCCAGTCACTTCGTCCCCGACGGTAACCCGGGCTTCTTTGCAACGTTGTACAAGCACTCTCATGCTTAAGCTCCTTACTGCATGATGCGATGTACGGAGTAAACGTCCTTCACTCGTTTGATCCGTTCCACAACCGAATGCAGGTGTTCCGTATTTCGAATCAAAATGGTAACATGCACCAATGCCAATTTGTTTTTGTCTGTCCGTCCGGTAACGGCGGAAATATTCGTTTTGCTTTCCGAAACGGCTTGCAGCACTTCATTGAGCAAACCATTGCGATCGTGGCCCGTAATCTCAATGTCGACGCTGTAGTTGGCTTCGATATTTTCTTCCCACTCCACCTCGATCACGCGAGCTGCCTCATCCCCGTCCGAGCCTGAAGGAATGTTCGGGCAGTCCCTGCGGTGCACGGACACGCCGCGACCACGCGTGACATAACCAATCACGTCATCTCCGGGCACAGGGTTGCAGCAACGCGCAAAACGAACGAGAAGGTTGTCAATGCCTTTGACGCGAATGCCGTTGGTTGGGCGGTTTTTGCGTTCCGGCGCAGGCTTCAGCTCACGCATCTCCGAGTTCAGCTCCAGCAGGCTGTTTTCTTCCTGCTCCCGACGCAACTTCTCGGTGGCTTTTGTAACGATCTGCGCGGCAGTGATTCCACCGAATCCGATCGCTGCAAGCATGTCCTCAATGTCGTTAAAGGCAAATTTCTTGGCAGCTTCCAGGAGTTTCTCGTCGCTCATCCATACGGAAGGCTCCAGCCCCATTCGCTTCAGCTCGCGTTCAATGCCCTCGCGGCCTTTTTCAACGTTTTCTTCACGGCGTTCCTTCTTGAACCATTGCTTGATCTTCGAACGGGCATGGGACGACTTGGCGATTTTGAGCCAGTCCTGGCTTGGGCCGTAGGAATGCTTGGACGTCAGGATTTCAATGATATCCCCGGTCTTCAGGCTGTAATCCAGTGGAACGATCCGTCCATTGACCTTGGCACCAATCGTGCGATTGCCCACTTCGGTATGAATGCGGTAAGCGAAATCAAGCGGCACGGATCCTGCCGGAAGCTCGATGACTTCGCCTTTTGGCGTAAATACGAATACAAGATCCGAAAAGAAATCCATTTTGAGCGATTCGACAAACTCGGACGCGTCTTTGGTTTCGTTTTGCAGCTCCAGAATCTCGCGGAAAAACGTGATTTTGTCTTCGAAATTGTTGACGGACGCAACGCCTTCCTTATAAGCCCAATGTGCCGCAATACCGAACTCGGCCGTGCGATGCATGTCCCATGTTCGAATCTGAACCTCGGTCGGTTCCCCGTTCGGTCCCACCACCGTCGTATGGAGCGATTGATACATGTTCGCCTTCGGCATTGCGATATAATCCTTGAAACGCCCGGGCATCGGCTTCCACAACGTATGAATGATGCCGAGCGTGGCATAACAGTCCTTGATATTATCCACAATAATACGAATCGCCAGCAGATCGTATATTTCATTGAACTGCCGGTTTTTGGTCGTCATTTTTTTGAACACGCTATAGATATGCTTGGGACGGCCGGACAAGTCCGCCTGAATGCCCATTTCATCAAGCTTGGCTTTGATTCCGTCCATGACCGTATCGATGTACTGTTCCCGCTCAGCCCGCTTTTTGTGCATCAGGTTGGCGATTCGGTAATACTGCTGCGGGTTCAGATAGCGCAGAGCAATATCCTCCATCTCCCATTTGATCGCGGATATCCCGAGACGATTGGCGATGGGGCAGAAAATTTCCAGCGTTTCGTAGGAAATCCGGCGCTGGCTCTCCTCCGACTGGAATTTGAGGGTTCTCATGTTATGCAGGCGGTCTGCCAGCTTGATCACGATGACACGGATGTCCTGTGCCATGGCAATGAACATTTTGCGATAGTTCTCGTTCTGCTGCTCTTCTTTGGAACGGAACTGAATT contains the following coding sequences:
- a CDS encoding bifunctional (p)ppGpp synthetase/guanosine-3',5'-bis(diphosphate) 3'-pyrophosphohydrolase, producing the protein MGIEQLLEKAGAYIKEADLVRIREAYEFADQAHHGQTRKSGEPYILHPLAVADIVVNMQMDTISIIAALLHDVVEDTTVSLEEIRNQFGNTCAMLVDGLTKLERIQFRSKEEQQNENYRKMFIAMAQDIRVIVIKLADRLHNMRTLKFQSEESQRRISYETLEIFCPIANRLGISAIKWEMEDIALRYLNPQQYYRIANLMHKKRAEREQYIDTVMDGIKAKLDEMGIQADLSGRPKHIYSVFKKMTTKNRQFNEIYDLLAIRIIVDNIKDCYATLGIIHTLWKPMPGRFKDYIAMPKANMYQSLHTTVVGPNGEPTEVQIRTWDMHRTAEFGIAAHWAYKEGVASVNNFEDKITFFREILELQNETKDASEFVESLKMDFFSDLVFVFTPKGEVIELPAGSVPLDFAYRIHTEVGNRTIGAKVNGRIVPLDYSLKTGDIIEILTSKHSYGPSQDWLKIAKSSHARSKIKQWFKKERREENVEKGREGIERELKRMGLEPSVWMSDEKLLEAAKKFAFNDIEDMLAAIGFGGITAAQIVTKATEKLRREQEENSLLELNSEMRELKPAPERKNRPTNGIRVKGIDNLLVRFARCCNPVPGDDVIGYVTRGRGVSVHRRDCPNIPSGSDGDEAARVIEVEWEENIEANYSVDIEITGHDRNGLLNEVLQAVSESKTNISAVTGRTDKNKLALVHVTILIRNTEHLHSVVERIKRVKDVYSVHRIMQ